One window of Solwaraspora sp. WMMA2056 genomic DNA carries:
- a CDS encoding tetratricopeptide repeat protein translates to MSDPRTTPSIFTRGAVDLSSLRSAAPAAPRPGTGAPTSAGGGPAAGPSGPTDAPAGGGVAVIDVTEATFQSEVLERSMTTPVVIDFWAEWCQPCKQLSPVLEKLAAEGGGAWVLAKVDVDSNQRLAQMFRVQSIPMVYAVVGGQPVDAFAGVVPEAQLRQWIGAVLKAGGVAVEAPEDPMLGAADEALMMGDLDAAEQAYRKILNEAPADAAAEAGLAQVGLARRVQGVQPAAALDAARTAPDDVAAQLLAADVEVLSGQADQAYQRLIDLIRRSAGDDRETIRKHLVSLFTVAGPDDPAVIKARRALASALF, encoded by the coding sequence ATGAGCGACCCACGTACCACCCCGTCGATCTTCACCCGCGGCGCGGTAGACCTGAGCTCCCTGCGCAGCGCCGCGCCGGCCGCCCCGCGTCCCGGCACAGGGGCCCCGACCAGCGCCGGTGGCGGTCCGGCCGCCGGTCCGAGCGGTCCGACAGATGCGCCGGCCGGCGGCGGTGTCGCCGTCATCGACGTCACCGAGGCGACGTTTCAGTCGGAGGTCCTGGAACGCTCGATGACCACACCGGTCGTCATCGACTTCTGGGCCGAGTGGTGCCAACCGTGCAAGCAGCTCTCCCCGGTGCTGGAGAAGCTCGCCGCCGAAGGTGGCGGCGCCTGGGTGCTGGCCAAGGTCGACGTGGACAGCAACCAGCGGCTGGCCCAGATGTTCCGGGTGCAGTCGATCCCGATGGTGTACGCGGTGGTCGGTGGCCAGCCGGTCGACGCATTCGCCGGTGTGGTCCCGGAGGCCCAGCTGCGTCAGTGGATCGGCGCGGTGCTCAAGGCCGGTGGCGTCGCCGTCGAGGCACCCGAGGATCCGATGCTCGGTGCGGCCGACGAGGCCCTGATGATGGGTGACCTGGACGCCGCCGAACAGGCGTACCGGAAGATCCTCAACGAGGCACCGGCCGACGCCGCCGCCGAGGCCGGGCTGGCGCAGGTCGGGTTGGCCCGGCGGGTGCAGGGGGTGCAGCCGGCGGCGGCGCTCGACGCGGCGCGGACCGCGCCGGACGACGTCGCGGCGCAGTTGCTCGCCGCCGACGTCGAGGTGCTCAGCGGCCAGGCCGATCAGGCCTACCAACGGCTGATCGACCTGATCCGGCGCAGCGCCGGCGACGACCGGGAGACCATCCGCAAGCACCTGGTCTCGCTGTTCACCGTGGCCGGCCCGGACGATCCGGCAGTGATCAAGGCTCGCCGCGCGCTGGCCAGCGCGCTGTTCTGA
- a CDS encoding arginase family protein, translating into MRRIAVLDAPSNLGLRPPTETSVPGCAKAPGALRDHALVARLGARDAGCLTPPRFDPADWRPGDGVCHAGSISAYSTALAGRIGAIIDAGEFPVVLGGDCSILLGAALAMHRLGESVGGRIGLVFVDGHSDFRHPGNASYVGAAAGEDLALVTGRGQPDLAAIEGRRPYFRDVDVVVLGIRAQDEYRLDLQAAGIVTRPVPALRAEGAARSAQWARDQLVDCAGYWVHVDVDVLDPAVMPAVDAPDPGGIAFAELELLLAELVDTPHCLGVELTVFDPDYDPDGSYAADIVATLVAGLRPVHGDRPAGDAATASPSPAPETSPSPATQPAAPAAVPAVPATAPAAASTATTSTAAGSAEPDAPAVAALRPAVPPVPPVTLTIADRIAPRGATKPGRLRRPAPSPRPAVADSADPTPQPTPDEVPAPPATE; encoded by the coding sequence ATGCGCCGGATAGCCGTTCTTGACGCACCGTCGAATCTCGGTCTGCGCCCGCCGACCGAGACGTCGGTGCCCGGCTGCGCGAAAGCGCCCGGCGCACTGCGTGACCACGCCCTGGTGGCCCGGCTCGGCGCCCGCGACGCCGGCTGCCTCACTCCACCGAGGTTCGACCCGGCGGACTGGCGCCCCGGTGACGGGGTGTGCCACGCCGGGTCGATCTCGGCGTACTCGACGGCGCTCGCCGGCCGGATCGGGGCGATCATCGACGCCGGCGAGTTTCCGGTGGTCCTCGGTGGCGACTGCTCGATCCTGCTGGGCGCGGCCCTGGCGATGCACCGGCTCGGTGAGTCCGTCGGCGGCCGGATCGGGCTGGTCTTCGTCGACGGGCACTCCGACTTCCGCCACCCCGGCAACGCCTCCTACGTGGGCGCGGCGGCCGGTGAGGACCTGGCCCTGGTCACCGGCCGGGGCCAGCCGGACCTGGCCGCCATCGAGGGCCGCCGGCCGTACTTCCGCGACGTCGACGTGGTGGTGCTCGGCATCCGGGCCCAGGACGAGTACCGGCTCGACCTGCAGGCGGCCGGGATCGTCACCCGGCCGGTGCCGGCGCTGCGGGCCGAGGGCGCGGCGCGCAGCGCCCAGTGGGCCCGGGACCAGCTGGTCGACTGCGCCGGCTACTGGGTGCACGTCGACGTCGACGTGTTGGACCCGGCGGTGATGCCGGCCGTCGACGCCCCCGACCCGGGTGGCATCGCCTTCGCCGAGCTGGAGCTGCTGCTGGCGGAGCTGGTCGACACGCCGCACTGTCTCGGTGTCGAGCTGACCGTCTTCGACCCGGACTACGACCCGGACGGCAGCTATGCGGCGGACATCGTCGCCACCCTGGTCGCCGGGCTGCGCCCGGTGCACGGTGACCGGCCCGCCGGCGACGCGGCCACGGCCTCGCCGTCGCCGGCGCCGGAGACCTCGCCGTCGCCGGCCACGCAGCCGGCGGCCCCGGCTGCGGTCCCGGCGGTCCCGGCGACAGCTCCGGCCGCCGCCTCGACCGCGACCACCTCGACCGCCGCCGGGTCGGCCGAGCCGGACGCTCCGGCGGTGGCGGCGCTGCGACCTGCGGTGCCACCGGTCCCGCCGGTGACGTTGACGATCGCCGACCGGATCGCGCCGCGTGGGGCGACCAAGCCGGGACGGCTACGGCGACCGGCGCCGTCCCCACGGCCCGCTGTCGCGGATTCCGCCGACCCGACACCGCAGCCGACGCCCGACGAAGTGCCCGCCCCGCCCGCCACGGAGTAG
- a CDS encoding tryptophan--tRNA ligase, with the protein MVSTARKVSLTGIKPTGEPHLGNYIGAILPALRLADSYESLYFIADYHALTTIRDRDLLRHYTRSVAATWLAAGLDPDRTTFYRQSDIPEIFELSWVLSCLTGKGLMNRAHAYKAARDRNRAAGKEDLDAGVNMGLFNYPVLMAVDILIMDADVVPVGRDQVQHVEYAADIAGAFNAVYGDRFRLKIPAAVIPDEGSAQTLPGVDGRKMSKSYGNTIPLFESDAALRKMIRRIPTDSVPVEEPKDPDSAAVFTLLERFGETDVVAETRARLSAGGMGWGEVKAQLTDALIAQFAPLRERYEALMAPGSELDDLLAHGADKARKQTRPLLERVRDAVGIG; encoded by the coding sequence ATGGTGTCGACGGCGCGTAAGGTCTCGCTGACTGGTATCAAGCCGACTGGTGAGCCGCACCTGGGCAACTACATCGGCGCGATCCTTCCCGCATTGAGGCTGGCCGACAGCTATGAGTCTCTGTACTTCATTGCGGACTATCATGCATTGACGACGATCCGTGACCGCGATCTGTTGCGGCACTACACCCGTTCGGTGGCCGCGACGTGGCTCGCGGCCGGCCTCGACCCGGACCGCACCACTTTCTATCGTCAGTCGGACATCCCGGAGATTTTTGAGCTGTCCTGGGTGCTGTCTTGCCTGACCGGCAAGGGGTTGATGAACCGGGCGCACGCGTACAAGGCGGCGCGCGACCGTAACCGTGCGGCCGGCAAGGAGGATCTGGACGCGGGTGTGAACATGGGCCTGTTCAACTACCCGGTGCTGATGGCGGTTGACATTCTCATCATGGACGCCGATGTGGTGCCGGTTGGCCGTGACCAGGTCCAGCACGTTGAGTACGCAGCTGACATCGCCGGTGCCTTCAACGCCGTCTACGGCGATCGATTCAGGCTGAAGATCCCAGCTGCCGTCATACCGGATGAGGGCTCGGCGCAGACCCTGCCCGGCGTCGACGGACGGAAGATGAGCAAGTCCTACGGCAACACGATTCCGTTGTTCGAGTCCGACGCCGCCCTGCGGAAGATGATCCGGCGGATCCCGACTGACAGCGTGCCGGTCGAGGAGCCGAAGGACCCTGACTCGGCTGCTGTTTTCACGCTGCTGGAGCGGTTCGGCGAGACGGACGTCGTTGCCGAGACCCGGGCACGGCTGTCGGCCGGTGGGATGGGCTGGGGCGAGGTGAAGGCCCAGCTGACCGATGCGTTGATCGCCCAGTTCGCGCCGCTGCGGGAGCGCTACGAGGCGCTGATGGCACCTGGCAGCGAACTGGACGACCTCCTCGCGCACGGCGCGGACAAGGCCCGTAAGCAGACCCGACCGTTGCTGGAGCGGGTGCGCGACGCCGTCGGCATCGGGTAG
- a CDS encoding IS3 family transposase, whose translation MRFVDEHRGRYAVALLLRVLNITASTYYGWRDKTVRPCDRAEVDRALLSNIHEIWVASGHTYGADRVHRRLARDGVRVGRKRVERLMAGQGWQGAFLRRGWRGGSTKQDPRHTPAPDLVNRDFTASAPNRLWVADATRIPCGQGVFWLAAVRDAFSNRIVGWKTSDRCDTDLILGALEYGIWSRDVRDQELIHHSDKGSNYTSFRFGQRLADNGILPSMGSTGDSYDNALMENFFSTLKTELVYRTSWRTRDEAENAIFTYIDGWYNPRRIQRDLGYLSPDEYETAWASTRIDQPDSNGTIPAPTGVR comes from the coding sequence ATGAGGTTCGTTGACGAACATCGTGGCCGTTACGCGGTCGCGCTCCTGCTACGGGTCCTGAACATCACCGCGTCGACGTACTACGGCTGGCGCGACAAGACGGTCCGGCCGTGTGATCGGGCTGAGGTCGACCGGGCGTTGTTGTCCAACATCCACGAGATCTGGGTCGCGTCGGGGCACACCTATGGCGCGGACCGGGTGCATCGGCGGTTGGCGCGGGACGGTGTCCGGGTCGGCCGTAAGCGGGTGGAGCGGCTGATGGCCGGCCAGGGTTGGCAGGGGGCGTTCCTGCGACGTGGCTGGCGGGGCGGGTCCACGAAGCAGGACCCGCGGCACACTCCGGCACCGGACCTGGTCAACCGGGACTTCACCGCGTCGGCGCCGAACCGGTTGTGGGTTGCCGACGCGACCCGGATCCCGTGCGGTCAGGGTGTGTTCTGGCTGGCGGCGGTCCGGGACGCGTTCTCGAACCGGATCGTGGGGTGGAAGACCTCCGATCGGTGCGACACCGACCTGATCCTCGGCGCGTTGGAGTACGGGATCTGGTCGCGGGATGTGCGGGATCAGGAGTTGATCCACCACAGCGACAAGGGGTCGAACTATACGTCGTTCCGGTTCGGGCAACGGTTGGCGGACAACGGGATTCTGCCGTCGATGGGTTCCACTGGGGATAGTTATGACAACGCTCTGATGGAGAACTTCTTCTCGACGTTGAAGACCGAGTTGGTGTACCGGACGTCGTGGCGGACCCGCGACGAGGCCGAGAACGCGATCTTCACCTACATCGACGGGTGGTACAACCCTCGTCGGATCCAGCGTGACCTCGGCTACCTCAGCCCGGACGAGTACGAGACCGCCTGGGCGTCGACACGAATCGATCAGCCAGACTCGAACGGAACCATCCCGGCGCCGACCGGCGTCAGGTAA
- a CDS encoding transposase gives MPAPKKYPDELRARAVRLYRESDPKPVIRRLADQLGVHHEALRNWIRQDEADQGQRGDRPTTDMVEENRRLRRENTELRRANEILKAASVYFAQELDPTRRRS, from the coding sequence GTGCCAGCACCGAAGAAGTACCCCGATGAGCTGCGTGCTCGTGCTGTCCGGTTGTATCGGGAGTCGGATCCGAAGCCGGTGATCCGTCGGCTGGCTGACCAGCTCGGCGTGCATCACGAGGCGCTGCGCAACTGGATCCGTCAGGACGAGGCCGACCAGGGTCAGCGCGGTGATCGGCCGACGACGGACATGGTTGAGGAGAACCGGCGGTTGCGGCGGGAGAACACCGAGTTGCGCAGGGCGAACGAGATCTTGAAGGCCGCGTCGGTGTATTTCGCCCAGGAGCTCGACCCGACCCGGCGTCGGTCATGA
- a CDS encoding NUDIX hydrolase → MSTGARRASEWTIHDERVIDDTRRAVLSVADVELPDGVRFEQYVLRVPSAAMVIVLDDADRVLMMWRHRFIIDRWVWELPGGYLDHDEDPVVCAAREVEEETGWRPRTMEPLLGFQPMVGTIDQQNIIYLSRGADPTGTVPDVNETARIGWIPLAEVEQRIQAGEIVGAGSVAGLLAVLLAKATGRI, encoded by the coding sequence ATGAGTACCGGTGCTCGGCGGGCAAGTGAGTGGACGATCCATGACGAGCGGGTCATCGACGACACGAGGCGTGCCGTGCTGAGCGTCGCCGATGTCGAACTACCCGACGGCGTCCGGTTCGAGCAGTACGTACTCAGGGTGCCGTCCGCCGCGATGGTGATCGTGCTGGACGATGCCGACCGCGTGCTGATGATGTGGCGGCACCGGTTCATCATCGACCGGTGGGTCTGGGAGTTGCCGGGCGGCTACCTTGACCACGACGAGGACCCCGTCGTCTGTGCGGCGCGGGAGGTCGAGGAGGAGACCGGCTGGCGGCCCAGGACCATGGAGCCGCTGCTGGGCTTCCAGCCCATGGTCGGCACCATCGATCAGCAGAACATCATCTACCTTTCCCGAGGGGCAGACCCCACGGGCACCGTGCCTGACGTCAACGAGACTGCGCGAATCGGTTGGATCCCGCTGGCCGAGGTAGAGCAACGGATCCAGGCCGGGGAGATCGTCGGTGCGGGGTCTGTCGCCGGTCTGCTCGCCGTGCTGCTGGCCAAAGCGACAGGGCGAATTTAG
- a CDS encoding helix-turn-helix transcriptional regulator — MPRQLVVVDPAFGPRLRSLREERGLSLRRLGQLVHCSHGYLWDLEAGGKRPSASVVALLDTALGANGELSALVSEVSADSGELVTGPAEPGPDAAVGLDFPQDWRHSAEVAAELWRGDMQRRDLLMGAGFNAAAFLTPALRWLTARLEEEPVGHGDRLVGEPHVETIRHISGVYRSLDNRYGGGHVREGLVRFLDTEVAPLLRGRYDARTGIALYSAAAEATQLAGWASYDAGLNGLAQRYMVQALRLATAAGDRPLGAEILAAMSHQAAYLGASAEAVDLARAAGRTAAESGMAAIQAESAVLEAQGHAVGGDEAACTAALDRAERAFDRAENTSNPQWIGYFDEAYLSAKFGHCFAALGRGKLAARFAVRSLEMDGSAYARGKQFNLALLALAHVQSGEPEQAGAVGVQAAQAAESLSSERARAYLATLADRLTPYAGLPTVQEFSARVRPLLQAA; from the coding sequence ATGCCGCGACAGCTCGTTGTCGTCGATCCGGCCTTCGGGCCGCGCTTGAGGTCGCTACGCGAGGAGCGGGGCCTGTCGCTTCGCCGGCTCGGGCAGCTGGTCCACTGCTCCCACGGATACCTCTGGGATCTCGAGGCCGGCGGCAAGCGGCCCAGCGCGTCCGTGGTGGCGCTGCTCGATACGGCGCTCGGTGCCAACGGCGAGTTGTCCGCCCTGGTGAGCGAGGTGTCGGCTGACAGCGGCGAACTGGTCACGGGTCCCGCTGAGCCGGGCCCCGACGCGGCGGTGGGATTAGACTTCCCGCAGGACTGGCGACACAGCGCGGAGGTCGCGGCAGAGCTGTGGCGGGGAGATATGCAACGGCGAGATCTCCTGATGGGTGCGGGATTCAACGCGGCGGCGTTCCTGACGCCGGCGCTCCGCTGGCTGACCGCTCGACTCGAAGAGGAGCCTGTCGGCCACGGTGACAGGCTCGTTGGTGAACCTCACGTCGAGACGATCCGGCATATCTCCGGCGTCTACCGGTCGCTCGACAACCGTTATGGTGGCGGCCACGTCCGTGAGGGGTTGGTCCGGTTCCTTGATACCGAGGTGGCTCCGCTCCTGCGTGGTCGGTACGACGCCCGCACCGGTATCGCGCTGTACTCGGCGGCGGCCGAGGCCACCCAGCTCGCGGGCTGGGCGTCGTACGATGCTGGGCTGAACGGCTTGGCGCAGCGGTACATGGTCCAGGCGCTACGGCTCGCCACAGCCGCAGGCGATCGCCCGCTGGGCGCGGAGATCCTCGCGGCGATGAGTCACCAGGCGGCCTACTTGGGGGCGTCGGCAGAGGCGGTCGACTTGGCGCGTGCCGCAGGTCGCACGGCGGCCGAGTCCGGGATGGCTGCGATCCAGGCGGAATCCGCAGTGCTGGAGGCGCAGGGCCACGCCGTGGGCGGCGACGAGGCGGCCTGTACGGCAGCGCTCGACCGCGCTGAACGCGCCTTCGACCGCGCGGAGAACACGAGCAACCCACAGTGGATCGGCTACTTCGACGAAGCGTATCTCTCGGCCAAGTTCGGACACTGCTTCGCCGCGCTCGGCCGAGGCAAGCTCGCGGCCCGGTTCGCGGTGCGGTCGTTGGAGATGGACGGCAGCGCCTATGCCCGCGGCAAGCAGTTCAACCTGGCGTTGTTGGCGCTTGCCCACGTGCAGTCCGGTGAGCCGGAGCAAGCCGGCGCGGTGGGGGTGCAGGCAGCACAAGCCGCCGAGAGTCTGAGCTCCGAACGGGCGCGCGCATACCTCGCCACTCTCGCGGACCGCCTCACGCCGTACGCCGGGCTGCCGACGGTGCAGGAGTTCTCCGCGCGCGTACGGCCGCTACTCCAAGCCGCCTAA
- a CDS encoding penicillin-binding transpeptidase domain-containing protein, translating into MRHQAAHQPRRAYRWGRRPVAVAAAVLTLTTVLTACSSDDGPEATVDAFIEGWQRGDLSAIGFITPAGQRVPATQVTEELTALVGDLDDSPPQLRRDGDAPVTEDIATGTVTVEWTLPGEVRWSYPTSVRLRRGADDAWQIIWSPEIVHPQLDSGDQLAVNRIAPVRGSVLDGAGQPIVAPRAVVVVGVQPSEVDDPAALVTALDTAFRAIRPALDPPIDVAGLSDRLTAAQPDAFVEVVTLREEAYQQIRDRIYDLPGTKFRREERDLAPTREFARALLGTVDPVQRQDMEAHPGRYEIGDLVGHGGLQGTYEERLRGVPGYSVQIVGTAPDGTQSSGDVLFRADAQPGEALRTTLDVRTQTAADAALAGVSRRSALVAIRISDGALLAVANGPGGGTENLAFTAQVPPGSTFKMVSTLGLLEAGAVGPNDPVDCPKTATVDGRTFTNANGFELGRVPMRTVFAESCNTTFANLAPKLGADGLAETGRLLGLEGQWRLGVPAFTGTVSTGGPPAERAAAAFGQGTTVVSPLAMAGATAAVARGQWRQPKLISEPAPPTPEPDGPQLDTGAVEALRSMMRDAVTVGTAEALRDVPGDPVHGKTGTAEYDDDPANTHAWFVGWQGDVAFAVFVEQGGSGSGQAVPIAETFLRGLAG; encoded by the coding sequence ATGCGTCATCAGGCAGCGCACCAGCCCCGTCGCGCGTACCGCTGGGGTCGCCGGCCGGTCGCGGTCGCGGCGGCGGTGCTCACCCTGACCACCGTGCTGACCGCCTGCTCGTCCGACGACGGACCGGAAGCCACGGTCGACGCCTTCATCGAGGGCTGGCAGCGCGGCGATCTGTCGGCGATCGGTTTCATCACCCCGGCCGGTCAGCGGGTGCCGGCCACCCAGGTCACCGAGGAGCTGACCGCGCTGGTCGGCGACCTGGACGACAGTCCGCCGCAGCTGCGCCGCGACGGCGACGCCCCGGTCACCGAGGACATCGCCACCGGCACGGTGACGGTCGAGTGGACGCTGCCGGGTGAGGTGCGGTGGAGCTACCCCACGTCGGTACGGCTACGCCGGGGCGCCGACGACGCCTGGCAGATCATCTGGAGCCCGGAGATCGTCCACCCGCAACTGGACAGCGGCGACCAACTGGCGGTGAACCGCATCGCGCCGGTCCGTGGATCGGTCCTCGACGGGGCCGGGCAGCCGATCGTGGCGCCCCGCGCCGTCGTCGTGGTCGGCGTCCAACCGAGCGAGGTCGACGACCCGGCCGCCCTGGTCACCGCGCTCGACACCGCGTTCCGCGCGATCCGCCCGGCGCTGGACCCGCCGATCGACGTCGCGGGGCTGTCCGACCGGCTCACCGCCGCGCAGCCGGACGCCTTCGTCGAGGTGGTCACCCTGCGCGAGGAGGCGTACCAGCAGATCCGGGACCGGATCTACGACCTGCCCGGCACCAAGTTCCGCCGCGAGGAACGCGACCTGGCCCCGACCCGGGAGTTCGCCCGCGCGCTGCTCGGCACGGTCGACCCGGTGCAGCGGCAGGACATGGAGGCACACCCCGGCCGGTACGAGATCGGCGACCTCGTCGGGCACGGCGGGCTGCAGGGCACCTACGAGGAGCGGCTACGCGGCGTACCGGGCTACTCGGTGCAGATCGTCGGCACCGCCCCGGACGGCACCCAGTCCAGCGGCGACGTGCTGTTCCGCGCGGACGCCCAGCCGGGCGAGGCGCTGCGGACCACGCTCGATGTGCGCACTCAGACCGCCGCCGACGCCGCGCTGGCCGGGGTCTCCCGGCGCAGCGCCCTGGTCGCGATACGGATCAGCGACGGCGCGTTGCTCGCCGTCGCCAACGGCCCCGGCGGCGGTACGGAGAACCTGGCGTTCACCGCCCAGGTCCCGCCCGGATCGACGTTCAAGATGGTCAGCACCCTCGGCCTGCTCGAAGCCGGCGCGGTCGGCCCGAACGACCCGGTCGACTGTCCGAAGACGGCCACCGTCGACGGCCGGACGTTCACCAACGCCAACGGCTTCGAGCTGGGGCGGGTGCCGATGCGGACGGTCTTCGCCGAATCCTGCAACACCACCTTCGCCAACCTGGCACCGAAGTTGGGGGCCGACGGGCTCGCCGAGACCGGCCGGCTGCTCGGGCTCGAAGGTCAGTGGCGGCTGGGCGTGCCGGCGTTCACCGGTACGGTCTCCACCGGCGGCCCACCGGCCGAGCGGGCCGCCGCCGCGTTCGGGCAGGGCACCACGGTGGTCAGTCCATTGGCGATGGCCGGTGCGACGGCGGCGGTCGCCCGGGGGCAGTGGCGTCAGCCGAAACTGATCTCGGAGCCGGCCCCGCCGACCCCGGAGCCGGACGGCCCGCAACTGGACACCGGTGCCGTCGAGGCGCTGCGCTCGATGATGCGCGACGCGGTCACCGTCGGCACCGCCGAGGCGCTGCGGGACGTGCCGGGCGATCCGGTGCACGGCAAGACCGGCACCGCCGAGTACGACGACGACCCGGCCAACACCCACGCCTGGTTCGTCGGCTGGCAGGGTGACGTGGCCTTCGCCGTCTTCGTGGAGCAGGGCGGGTCCGGCTCCGGTCAGGCGGTGCCGATCGCCGAGACCTTCCTGCGTGGCCTCGCCGGCTGA